The following are encoded in a window of Amphibacillus xylanus NBRC 15112 genomic DNA:
- a CDS encoding methyl-accepting chemotaxis protein — MKSFALTSNALSIAQVTIIQLRKEVDKLVKLIKRKKAKKAVKVKTTKVRSGRRLIRRLYVLITAIVGICVIAAGLIYYNSANVTTQTKNLEETAAIQQDFSELVNYLNHTSVVYYQLATSGFNQQLTDDAANYLSEAHTLFEKLSTQLEGDETLDHYFANLSEALTAYQAIYDENFTTIYFGEEADRIASRVVLVITRTDDLINRVNERIQNLLEERRDHVSIELEQALMRSDIVMTIAIIVLIIVPLVALLIFARNLNSGVNLVMKRIKAYHNGDLSYEQITKRTDEFAEIDSRLATMGERLYTILNRNKLVSQDVLQVVQSTSQKSSEQLKSMSEIDLMMNEFSNEMERQTDFTSSISATTEELSSSAEEIQSSISKVSIQLKELETVSNQGLNLMNHLEHTVNELNNKTTITSNRVDQMKDQLEHITSFINGIDEIAKQTNLLAINASIEAAKAGNEGRSFAVVANEIRKLSQGTNEFSDQIKDVLEQLNNEVGQVVTDFDHFKAESVVSLETTVESAELFKQISQDNSKVTQEHQEIDMSIMEINQAIDSVVESVNELANGANVLQEKSELVAKIVEDQTIRQRELANEVTSLEETANRLND, encoded by the coding sequence GTGAAATCGTTTGCACTAACATCAAATGCGTTATCAATTGCGCAAGTGACGATTATACAGCTTAGAAAGGAAGTGGATAAGTTGGTGAAGTTGATTAAGAGAAAGAAAGCCAAAAAAGCAGTAAAAGTAAAAACCACGAAAGTACGATCGGGAAGACGGTTAATTCGTCGGCTGTATGTTCTAATTACTGCGATTGTGGGTATATGTGTCATAGCAGCTGGATTAATCTATTACAACAGTGCTAACGTTACGACCCAGACTAAGAATTTAGAAGAAACGGCTGCAATACAGCAAGACTTCTCAGAGTTAGTAAATTACTTAAACCACACCAGTGTTGTATACTATCAATTAGCTACATCAGGTTTCAATCAACAGTTAACGGATGACGCAGCAAATTATTTATCAGAGGCACACACACTTTTTGAGAAGTTATCTACTCAGTTAGAAGGTGACGAGACGCTAGATCACTATTTTGCAAATTTATCTGAGGCGCTTACGGCGTATCAAGCCATCTATGATGAGAATTTTACTACTATATATTTTGGTGAAGAGGCGGATCGGATTGCTAGTCGTGTGGTACTCGTCATTACGAGAACAGATGATTTGATAAATCGAGTAAATGAACGGATTCAGAATTTATTAGAGGAACGAAGAGATCATGTGTCTATTGAATTAGAACAAGCATTAATGCGTTCAGATATTGTTATGACAATTGCTATTATTGTACTTATAATTGTTCCTTTAGTTGCATTACTTATTTTTGCAAGAAATCTGAACAGTGGCGTTAATCTAGTCATGAAAAGAATTAAAGCTTATCATAATGGTGATTTGAGTTACGAACAAATTACGAAAAGAACTGATGAGTTTGCTGAGATTGATAGTCGATTGGCGACAATGGGAGAGAGACTTTATACGATTCTCAACCGAAATAAACTTGTTAGTCAAGATGTATTACAAGTTGTTCAGTCAACATCACAGAAGTCATCAGAGCAACTAAAGAGCATGAGTGAAATTGACCTGATGATGAATGAGTTTTCAAATGAAATGGAAAGACAAACAGATTTCACGTCTTCAATTTCTGCAACTACTGAAGAATTATCATCAAGTGCTGAAGAGATTCAAAGCTCGATCAGTAAAGTAAGTATTCAATTGAAGGAATTAGAAACTGTTTCAAATCAAGGCCTAAATTTAATGAATCATTTAGAGCATACAGTTAATGAACTGAATAATAAAACAACGATTACATCTAACCGTGTTGATCAAATGAAGGATCAGCTAGAACACATTACGTCATTTATTAACGGTATTGATGAAATTGCTAAGCAAACGAATTTATTAGCGATTAATGCTTCAATCGAAGCGGCTAAAGCTGGTAATGAAGGTAGGAGTTTTGCTGTAGTAGCAAATGAAATTAGAAAACTATCTCAGGGTACGAATGAATTTTCCGACCAAATTAAAGACGTACTTGAACAGTTAAATAATGAAGTAGGACAAGTTGTAACAGATTTTGACCATTTTAAAGCTGAAAGTGTAGTTTCATTAGAAACAACTGTGGAATCAGCTGAACTATTTAAACAAATTTCACAAGATAATTCAAAAGTAACTCAAGAACATCAAGAAATTGATATGTCGATTATGGAAATCAATCAAGCGATAGATAGTGTTGTTGAGTCTGTTAATGAGCTTGCTAATGGCGCAAACGTACTGCAAGAAAAGAGTGAATTAGTGGCGAAAATTGTCGAGGATCAAACGATCAGACAAAGAGAGTTAGCAAATGAAGTTACGTCGTTAGAAGAAACAGCAAATCGACTAAATGACTGA
- a CDS encoding LacI family DNA-binding transcriptional regulator — protein MAVTIKDVAKKANVAPSTVSRVISDNPRISDATKKRVRKAMKELGYHPNVNARNLAIRSSQAIGVIMPSSAETSLQNPFFPEVLRGIGSMALETEYSLYVSTGGDETQSFEEVKRMVFGNRVDGIILLYSRRDDPIMNFLIKEEFPFVVVGKPYKKESQITYVDNDNILASKKITEHLISLGHKRIAYLGGTTDLVVTMDRLDGYKQALEAANIPINDKFIIHDEFLRSSGRKAVEKLFALNEPPTAIVVADDLMSLGVMNMLEELGIECPEDVSITSFNNLYLSELTRPSLTTVDIQIYNLGIQSAKALIERLKSKTEPVKRVIVPFEIKYRNSTKKIDQ, from the coding sequence ATGGCTGTTACAATTAAAGATGTTGCGAAAAAAGCAAATGTTGCACCATCGACGGTTTCAAGAGTTATTTCTGATAACCCGCGAATCAGTGATGCGACTAAAAAACGAGTCAGAAAAGCGATGAAAGAATTAGGCTACCATCCAAATGTCAATGCAAGAAACTTAGCCATTCGCTCATCACAAGCAATCGGTGTGATCATGCCGTCATCCGCTGAAACTTCATTACAAAATCCATTCTTCCCAGAAGTATTACGAGGAATAGGGAGTATGGCACTTGAAACAGAATATTCGTTGTACGTTTCCACTGGTGGTGATGAAACTCAATCATTCGAGGAAGTTAAGCGTATGGTTTTTGGCAATCGTGTTGATGGAATCATCTTACTATACTCTAGAAGAGATGATCCGATCATGAACTTTTTAATTAAAGAAGAATTTCCATTCGTTGTAGTTGGAAAACCTTATAAAAAAGAAAGCCAAATTACTTATGTGGATAATGATAATATTTTAGCGAGTAAAAAAATTACGGAACATTTAATCAGTTTAGGACATAAACGAATTGCATATCTAGGTGGTACAACTGATTTGGTCGTGACAATGGATCGTTTAGATGGATACAAACAAGCATTGGAAGCGGCGAATATACCAATTAACGATAAATTTATTATTCATGATGAATTTCTTCGTTCGAGCGGGCGGAAAGCAGTTGAAAAGTTATTTGCCTTAAATGAACCGCCAACTGCAATTGTAGTTGCGGATGATTTAATGAGTTTAGGTGTTATGAATATGCTTGAAGAGTTAGGTATAGAATGTCCAGAAGATGTTTCTATCACCAGCTTTAACAATTTATATTTATCAGAACTTACGCGCCCGTCACTGACAACTGTTGATATCCAGATTTATAACTTAGGCATTCAAAGTGCAAAAGCCTTAATCGAAAGACTAAAATCAAAAACAGAACCAGTAAAACGCGTCATCGTACCATTCGAAATTAAATACCGTAATTCAACTAAAAAAATTGATCAATAA
- a CDS encoding glycoside hydrolase family 13 protein — translation MIKEAIYHKPINQYLYNYDNETVHIMLQAKAKDLKSVSLVYGDPYDFTGENWNYKLKEMYISGQTESLDYWKVEIKPEFRRLRYGFYCESFDGQISYFTERGHYSEAPKAIGYYFCLPYLHEVDTFSAPNWVKDTVWYQIFPERFANGDPSINPEGTLPWGEHDPTPTNYFGGDFQGIIDHLDYLSDLGINGIYFTPIFKAGSNHKYDTIDYFEIDPQFGDKEKLKELVTACHKRGIRVMLDAVFNHSGFYFEQFQDVLEKGEASQYKDWFHIYDFPVKPGEKPNYDTFGFVANMPKLNTANPEVKEYLLKVARYWIEEFDIDGWRLDVANEVDHAFWREFRNEVKQIKPDVYILGEIWHDSMRWLQGDQFDAVMNYPFTDSVIDFFGNHSIDVKQFKNRLTEIMHMYPENVQNYLFNLLDSHDTPRVLTLANQNKDRVRLMYLFLLTFIGSPCIYYGDEIGMDGGGDPGCRACMEWDPDKQDLELRQFIQNLIQLRKETPVFGAEGQFEFLHIFEESNSIVYQKQTDNEKLIFVINNSDQEQIITVPELAGQATQPIFADQAAELDEHGQVQLSNYGFQCYKIQ, via the coding sequence ATGATCAAAGAAGCTATTTATCACAAGCCGATCAACCAGTATTTGTACAACTATGATAATGAAACAGTCCACATCATGTTACAAGCAAAAGCTAAAGATTTAAAATCTGTCTCACTAGTCTATGGAGACCCATATGATTTCACTGGTGAAAACTGGAATTATAAACTGAAAGAAATGTATATATCAGGTCAAACTGAATCACTAGACTATTGGAAAGTCGAAATTAAGCCTGAGTTCCGTCGTCTACGTTATGGTTTTTATTGTGAGTCTTTTGATGGTCAAATAAGTTACTTTACTGAACGCGGACATTACAGTGAAGCCCCTAAAGCCATTGGTTATTATTTCTGTCTACCATATTTACATGAGGTTGATACGTTTTCAGCGCCAAATTGGGTTAAAGACACAGTTTGGTATCAAATCTTCCCTGAGCGTTTTGCTAATGGAGATCCTTCGATTAATCCGGAAGGTACTTTACCTTGGGGTGAACATGATCCAACTCCAACTAACTATTTTGGCGGCGATTTCCAGGGTATCATTGATCATTTAGATTACTTAAGTGATTTAGGGATTAATGGTATTTACTTTACACCAATTTTTAAAGCGGGTTCAAACCATAAATACGATACAATCGATTATTTTGAAATCGACCCGCAATTTGGAGATAAGGAAAAGTTAAAAGAATTAGTCACTGCTTGTCATAAACGAGGTATTCGTGTCATGTTGGATGCTGTATTTAATCATAGTGGATTTTACTTTGAACAGTTCCAAGATGTTCTAGAAAAAGGCGAAGCATCACAATATAAAGACTGGTTCCACATTTATGATTTTCCAGTAAAACCAGGTGAAAAGCCGAATTATGATACATTTGGATTTGTTGCAAATATGCCTAAATTAAATACAGCTAACCCTGAAGTTAAGGAATATTTATTAAAAGTTGCGCGCTATTGGATTGAAGAATTTGATATTGATGGATGGAGACTTGATGTTGCGAACGAAGTTGACCATGCATTCTGGCGTGAGTTTAGAAATGAAGTTAAGCAAATTAAACCAGATGTTTATATTTTAGGTGAGATTTGGCACGATTCAATGAGATGGCTACAAGGTGATCAATTTGATGCAGTAATGAACTATCCATTTACTGATAGTGTGATTGACTTCTTTGGTAATCATTCTATTGACGTCAAACAGTTTAAAAATCGTTTAACTGAAATTATGCATATGTACCCAGAAAACGTTCAAAACTATCTTTTCAATTTATTAGATAGTCATGATACGCCTAGGGTGCTCACATTAGCTAACCAAAACAAAGATCGTGTGAGATTGATGTATTTATTCCTACTTACGTTTATTGGTTCACCATGTATCTATTATGGGGATGAAATAGGAATGGATGGTGGTGGTGATCCTGGCTGCCGTGCATGTATGGAATGGGATCCAGACAAACAAGATCTAGAGTTACGTCAATTTATTCAAAATCTCATTCAATTAAGAAAAGAAACTCCAGTATTTGGTGCAGAAGGGCAATTTGAATTCCTTCACATTTTTGAAGAATCAAATAGCATTGTTTATCAAAAACAAACTGACAATGAAAAATTAATTTTTGTCATCAATAATAGTGATCAAGAACAAATAATTACAGTTCCTGAATTAGCAGGACAAGCTACTCAGCCAATTTTTGCAGATCAAGCGGCTGAATTAGATGAACACGGCCAAGTTCAACTTTCTAATTACGGTTTTCAATGTTATAAAATTCAATAA
- a CDS encoding ABC transporter ATP-binding protein: MFSVLGKLAWFFKEHWKRYTIGIIALVIVNILELVPPRLLGETIDLIQFNELTKPILTKTIIAFFVVIIAKYFIMLIWDINLFGGSIILERKMRSKFMRHLLKMNPSFFSKNRSGDLMARATNDLKSIMMTAGFGILTLFDSTVLMVFIIFTMGFTISWALTFAALIPMPFIALAIQKYGKSIHQRFTEAQDAFSEMNNYTLESIRGVRVVRAFVQEEHDQERFNDITEDVFNKNKSVAELDALFEPTIKILVGLSYAIGLGYGIYMVVNNLISIGDLVTFNMYLGMLIWPMIALGHLINVMQRGHASLDRVEKILNQEPDVIDPKEPKSINAPEVITFNNVSFSYPGTKENQLENINLTIYRGQTIGIVGKTGSGKTTMFKQLLRDYLPPLGELTINGIPIDQFTLNETRSWIGYVPQEHILFSKTIRENLSFGTGPISDDVIYQVLTSTSLKEDIDALPKGLDTVVGESGVTLSGGQKQRVSLARALLVNPEILILDDSLSAVDGETEATIIDHLRRDRKNKTTLISAHRLSAVKHADQIIVLDQGKIVERGTHDQLMERGGWYQEQYVIQQMERKVTE, from the coding sequence ATGTTTTCAGTTTTAGGTAAGTTAGCTTGGTTTTTTAAAGAGCATTGGAAGCGATATACAATTGGCATTATTGCACTAGTAATTGTTAATATCCTCGAGTTGGTACCACCACGCCTACTAGGTGAAACAATAGATTTGATTCAATTCAATGAGTTAACAAAACCAATTTTAACAAAAACAATTATTGCTTTTTTTGTCGTAATTATTGCAAAGTATTTTATTATGCTAATTTGGGACATTAACTTATTTGGCGGATCAATTATTTTAGAGCGTAAAATGCGGTCTAAATTTATGCGTCATTTACTAAAAATGAATCCAAGTTTCTTTAGCAAAAATCGTTCTGGTGACCTAATGGCCAGGGCAACAAATGATTTAAAATCAATTATGATGACAGCCGGTTTTGGTATTTTAACACTGTTTGATTCAACCGTGTTAATGGTTTTTATTATCTTTACAATGGGATTTACAATCAGTTGGGCTTTAACATTTGCAGCCTTAATCCCAATGCCATTCATCGCATTAGCCATTCAAAAGTACGGTAAGTCAATTCATCAAAGATTTACTGAAGCTCAAGATGCCTTTTCTGAAATGAACAACTATACACTAGAATCTATTCGTGGTGTCCGTGTTGTTCGAGCTTTTGTTCAGGAAGAGCATGACCAAGAGCGATTTAATGACATTACAGAGGACGTTTTTAATAAAAATAAATCTGTTGCAGAGCTTGACGCATTATTTGAACCTACAATTAAAATTCTTGTTGGTTTGTCATATGCGATCGGCTTAGGGTACGGGATTTACATGGTGGTTAACAATCTGATATCAATCGGAGACTTGGTTACATTTAATATGTATTTAGGTATGTTAATTTGGCCGATGATCGCACTTGGACATTTAATTAACGTAATGCAGCGTGGCCACGCATCACTTGATCGAGTTGAAAAAATCTTAAATCAAGAGCCAGATGTTATCGATCCGAAAGAGCCTAAATCAATTAACGCTCCTGAAGTCATTACATTTAATAACGTTAGTTTTTCGTATCCCGGTACGAAAGAAAATCAACTTGAAAATATTAATTTAACGATTTATCGCGGACAAACAATTGGTATTGTAGGAAAGACGGGTTCAGGTAAAACAACAATGTTCAAACAATTACTACGTGATTATCTTCCACCACTTGGTGAATTAACGATTAATGGGATTCCAATTGATCAATTCACGCTCAATGAGACGCGTAGTTGGATTGGTTATGTTCCTCAAGAGCATATCTTATTTTCAAAAACAATTAGAGAGAACTTGAGCTTTGGAACAGGACCAATCAGTGATGATGTAATTTATCAAGTTTTAACATCGACTTCTTTAAAAGAAGATATCGATGCATTACCAAAAGGGTTAGATACTGTAGTTGGAGAAAGTGGTGTCACTTTATCAGGAGGACAAAAACAACGTGTCTCACTGGCACGTGCATTACTTGTTAATCCAGAGATCTTAATTCTAGATGACTCACTCTCAGCTGTTGATGGAGAGACAGAAGCCACAATTATTGACCATTTAAGAAGAGATCGTAAAAATAAAACGACCTTAATTTCTGCTCACCGTTTATCTGCGGTCAAACATGCAGACCAAATTATTGTATTAGACCAAGGAAAAATTGTTGAGCGCGGTACACACGATCAATTAATGGAACGTGGCGGTTGGTATCAAGAGCAATACGTGATTCAACAAATGGAAAGGAAGGTGACAGAATGA
- a CDS encoding ABC transporter ATP-binding protein yields the protein MKPSTEKRLFQYAKSNIKIAVFSLTCLIIGVGLELIGPFIAKSIIDDHIVGVQAEWVELAQDQDGAVKFNETYFKRADRVTSDDQVVGYHTLVQSNRSYYFIDGQVPINSHILIEDDQDWVAEFNGETFDIEGERLSTAELYQFFKPELKPIAILLAISIGLILISSVFAYFKTYLLLVYANRIIVNIRRDAFAKVQQLPMKYFVDRPAGKILARITNDTEGIKELYVNVLATAVNSVVFMSGILIALFILNVKLALICLLTIPALYLWIKFYSKYAGKFNRVIRSVNSAINASINESIQTMPIIQAFRRTKERQEEFEELNHRHYRYQQKLVRLEAYTTFNLVGLLRGFALLGFIWFFGNGALTSEGLITTGVLYAFADYLGRLFEPMEMLINQLPQLEQARVSASRVFELLDEESEVVDHQEIPRINGRIEFDHVHFAYEEDDYILKDLSFKVEPGETVAFVGHTGSGKSSIMNLLLRFYDQQKGTITIDQYDHKQLSRQQVRQHINIVLQDPFIFTGTVLSNITLNDPRITREKAIEALKTVGADEFIEKLPLKYDNPVGENGADFSTGQRQLLSFARALAFDPAILILDEATASIDTETEGLIQNAINILSEGRTMLIIAHRLSTIQHADQIIVMKKGRMIEKGTHDELLELNGNYYQMYKMQQAGIIEQTV from the coding sequence ATGAAACCTTCTACAGAAAAAAGATTATTTCAATATGCAAAATCAAATATAAAAATTGCTGTCTTTTCACTTACCTGTTTAATTATCGGGGTTGGATTAGAATTAATTGGACCTTTTATTGCTAAATCGATAATCGATGACCACATTGTTGGTGTTCAAGCAGAATGGGTAGAGTTAGCACAGGACCAAGATGGTGCTGTTAAATTTAACGAAACATATTTCAAAAGAGCAGATCGAGTCACTTCAGATGATCAAGTTGTAGGATATCATACACTTGTGCAATCTAATCGAAGCTATTATTTTATTGATGGGCAAGTTCCAATTAATAGTCACATTCTAATTGAAGATGATCAGGATTGGGTAGCAGAATTCAATGGAGAAACCTTCGATATCGAGGGTGAGCGATTATCAACCGCTGAATTGTATCAATTCTTCAAACCAGAACTTAAACCAATTGCAATATTATTAGCAATTTCGATAGGATTAATTTTAATCTCATCAGTATTTGCATACTTTAAGACATATTTATTACTAGTCTATGCAAATCGAATTATTGTCAATATCCGCCGAGATGCCTTTGCAAAAGTTCAACAATTACCGATGAAATATTTTGTTGATCGTCCTGCAGGTAAGATTTTAGCAAGAATCACAAATGACACTGAAGGAATTAAAGAACTATACGTTAACGTGTTGGCAACCGCGGTCAATAGTGTTGTGTTTATGTCAGGGATTCTAATTGCGTTATTTATTCTTAATGTTAAACTAGCGTTAATTTGCTTATTAACTATACCAGCTCTATATTTATGGATTAAATTTTATTCAAAATATGCAGGTAAATTTAATCGCGTGATTCGCTCAGTCAATAGTGCAATAAACGCATCAATTAACGAATCCATTCAAACGATGCCTATTATTCAAGCGTTTAGACGTACAAAAGAGCGACAAGAGGAATTTGAAGAGCTTAATCATCGTCATTATCGCTATCAACAAAAGCTTGTTCGATTAGAAGCATATACGACTTTTAATCTCGTCGGATTATTAAGAGGCTTTGCACTTTTAGGCTTTATTTGGTTCTTTGGTAATGGTGCGTTAACTTCTGAAGGACTGATCACAACTGGTGTACTCTATGCCTTTGCTGATTATTTAGGTCGTTTATTTGAGCCAATGGAAATGTTGATTAACCAACTTCCACAGCTTGAGCAAGCACGTGTCTCTGCTTCTCGCGTATTTGAATTATTAGATGAAGAAAGTGAAGTTGTTGATCATCAAGAAATTCCTCGAATTAATGGTCGAATCGAATTTGACCATGTTCACTTTGCTTATGAAGAAGATGATTATATCTTAAAAGATTTATCATTTAAGGTTGAGCCAGGCGAAACAGTCGCTTTTGTTGGTCACACAGGTTCTGGTAAGAGCTCAATTATGAATTTATTACTACGCTTTTACGATCAACAAAAAGGAACAATTACAATCGATCAATATGATCATAAACAACTATCACGACAACAAGTTCGTCAGCATATAAATATTGTTTTACAAGATCCATTTATTTTTACAGGAACAGTTTTATCAAATATTACGTTAAATGATCCGAGAATAACGCGTGAAAAAGCAATTGAAGCATTAAAAACAGTTGGTGCAGATGAATTTATTGAGAAATTACCACTGAAATACGATAATCCTGTTGGGGAAAACGGAGCTGACTTTTCAACTGGTCAACGACAACTGCTATCTTTTGCTCGTGCGTTAGCCTTTGATCCAGCAATTCTTATTTTAGATGAGGCAACTGCAAGCATCGATACAGAGACAGAAGGATTAATTCAAAATGCGATTAATATCCTTTCTGAAGGTCGTACCATGTTGATCATCGCCCACCGACTATCAACCATTCAACATGCCGATCAAATCATTGTTATGAAAAAAGGCAGAATGATTGAAAAAGGTACACATGATGAGCTGCTAGAATTAAACGGTAACTACTATCAAATGTACAAAATGCAACAAGCAGGAATCATCGAACAAACTGTTTAA
- a CDS encoding glucuronyl esterase domain-containing protein: protein MEAIYGLPKMSGEIDQLWDTVPKMCVTSSGDVTSTTGSVRAMWDDHAIYFLVEVNDAILNAESPTPYFQDSIEIFIDEFNDKAIRYEEDDLHFRINYKNEKTVDSGNITRLYSRSILTETGYIIEARIGLSEKPKNEQVIGFDLQINDADATGKRVATLSLFDQTGQAYAMPKLFGELKLVGKEPGEKTSINRYDLLAYLDYAKSLNQAVYINGESLNVKIDAAEKLLASHEFSQTEIDQALVKLKETVASLRRTNQYTEPHRLPKLDQLPDIFTFGDGAKVNTEADWWQRAEEIRDMYQFYMYGYMPDTSKEKVGFERTDSGMIIKISVQDKETSFPVIVTLPGDQSKFKAPFPVIITNGGLDLAFDEETMSFVRPKELPKEDLVNQRGYAVITIKPANVAADNASRTGAFFDLYPYSEVDNDVGTLIAWAWGAGKVIDALELNAFPEINPKQVGITGFSRFGKAALVAGALDHRFALVNPHASGLGGMTLFRSSYNGKVYPWGVAGPGEEIGSLQSSALNHWFTSVFLGFESIDQLPFDQHQLAALVAPRGLIITCGYADYHTNPEGMYDSLLEAKKVYQLLNAEENIGIAYRPGAHSIEFEDIERVLDFGDQLFRQIKPAKDFSIDKYDK from the coding sequence ATGGAAGCTATTTATGGTTTGCCAAAGATGAGTGGAGAAATTGATCAGTTGTGGGATACTGTTCCTAAAATGTGTGTTACTTCAAGTGGAGATGTTACATCTACGACTGGATCGGTTAGAGCTATGTGGGATGATCATGCGATATACTTTTTAGTTGAGGTCAATGATGCCATACTCAATGCCGAAAGTCCAACACCTTATTTTCAAGATTCAATCGAGATTTTTATCGATGAATTTAATGATAAGGCCATAAGATATGAGGAAGATGATTTACATTTTAGAATAAATTATAAAAATGAAAAGACAGTTGATAGTGGTAATATTACTCGTCTTTATTCACGTTCAATCTTGACAGAGACTGGTTACATAATAGAGGCCCGAATTGGATTAAGTGAAAAACCGAAGAATGAGCAGGTCATTGGATTTGATTTGCAAATTAATGATGCTGATGCAACTGGTAAGCGAGTTGCGACATTAAGTTTATTTGATCAAACTGGACAAGCATATGCGATGCCAAAATTATTCGGTGAGCTTAAGTTAGTCGGGAAGGAGCCCGGTGAGAAAACTAGCATCAACCGCTATGATTTACTTGCTTATTTAGATTACGCTAAAAGCCTTAATCAAGCGGTTTACATTAATGGAGAAAGTTTGAATGTTAAGATTGATGCTGCAGAAAAGTTATTAGCAAGTCATGAGTTTTCTCAAACTGAAATTGACCAAGCATTAGTTAAGCTTAAAGAAACAGTCGCTAGTTTACGAAGAACTAATCAATATACTGAGCCGCATAGGCTTCCAAAACTTGATCAGTTACCAGATATATTCACATTTGGTGATGGAGCTAAAGTAAATACAGAAGCTGATTGGTGGCAAAGAGCTGAAGAAATTCGGGACATGTATCAATTTTACATGTATGGTTACATGCCAGATACTTCAAAAGAGAAAGTAGGGTTTGAGAGAACTGATTCAGGTATGATAATTAAAATTTCAGTTCAAGATAAAGAAACTAGTTTTCCTGTAATTGTCACGTTGCCAGGAGATCAATCTAAATTTAAGGCTCCATTTCCAGTGATTATTACAAATGGTGGACTTGATCTTGCTTTTGATGAGGAAACGATGTCTTTTGTTCGACCAAAAGAATTGCCAAAAGAAGATTTAGTCAATCAACGAGGTTATGCCGTGATCACAATTAAGCCGGCTAATGTGGCTGCAGATAACGCATCACGAACTGGGGCGTTTTTTGATCTTTATCCATACTCTGAAGTGGATAATGATGTCGGAACTTTAATTGCGTGGGCGTGGGGAGCAGGGAAAGTGATTGATGCACTTGAATTAAATGCTTTTCCAGAGATCAATCCTAAACAAGTAGGGATTACAGGATTTTCACGATTCGGAAAAGCTGCTTTAGTAGCCGGTGCTCTCGATCATAGATTTGCACTCGTTAATCCTCACGCATCAGGACTTGGCGGAATGACACTATTTCGCAGTTCATATAATGGAAAAGTCTATCCATGGGGAGTAGCGGGTCCGGGAGAGGAGATAGGCAGTCTCCAAAGTTCTGCATTAAATCATTGGTTTACATCAGTCTTCTTAGGATTTGAATCGATTGATCAATTACCGTTTGATCAACATCAATTAGCGGCACTCGTTGCACCTAGAGGATTGATCATAACATGCGGTTACGCTGACTATCACACAAATCCTGAAGGTATGTATGATAGTTTACTAGAAGCGAAAAAAGTCTATCAGCTGTTAAATGCGGAGGAAAATATAGGTATCGCCTATCGACCTGGCGCACATTCTATCGAGTTTGAAGATATTGAACGCGTGTTAGATTTTGGTGACCAATTATTTCGCCAAATAAAACCTGCAAAAGATTTTAGTATTGATAAATATGATAAGTAA